One part of the Vanessa atalanta chromosome 4, ilVanAtal1.2, whole genome shotgun sequence genome encodes these proteins:
- the LOC125077751 gene encoding trimethyllysine dioxygenase, mitochondrial: protein MAVLETISVLDKVLTVKFRNGTSIAYEEFWLRDHCRCSTCYHADTFQRAHHLLQIPDVNISNVKYDKDQLTITWSDNHESVYKAEFLAEFSYDKWRDSRRLKPIMWSGGDVADKVTKIHVDEFLNSVNGAKAVFKSLLDYGVALIENVDVSVEATETVCNALGGVQHTMFGGMWEFTTTQDHADTAYTNLPLAVHNDNTYFTEAAGLQILHCLEHSSGSGGETLLVDGFYGATRLKNEHHEDFEFLTNFDVEAEYLEDGHHYRYSAPVIKLDKMKDITQIRFNVYDRSAMAFPNDEECRSYYRSLRNLSRYYENPEFQWKFKLKPGLVMVMDNFRVLHGRTGFNGKRVLCGSYVARSDWLNKARALRLIQ from the exons ATGGCAG TGTTAGAAACAATTAGTGTTCTAGACAAAGTGTTGACTGTAAAATTTCGAAATGGCACATCAATTGCTTATGAAGAATTTTGGCTGCGTGATCACTGcag atgTTCGACTTGCTACCATGCAGATACATTCCAAAGAGCTCATCACTTATTACAAATACCAGACGTAAACATAAGCAACGTGAAATATGATAAAGATCAACTTACTATAACGT ggAGTGATAATCATGAATCAGTTTACAAAGCTGAGTTCTTAGCAGAATTTAGTTATGACAAGTGGAGGGACAGTCGAAGACTAAAGCCGATAATGTGGAGTGGAGGAGACGTAGCAGATAAAGTCACGAAAATTCATGTTGATGAATTCCTTAATTCGGTCAATGGTGCGAAAGCAGTATTTAAATCCCTCCTAGATTACGGCGTAGCTCTGATTGAAAAT GTTGACGTATCAGTGGAAGCGACGGAAACAGTTTGCAATGCATTAGGTGGTGTGCAGCACACGATGTTTGGTGGGATGTGGGAGTTCACTACGACGCAGGATCACGCTGACACCGCATATACAAATTTACCATTAGCTGTACATAACGACAATACTTACTTTACTGAAGCTGCAGG ACTTCAGATTTTGCACTGTCTAGAACATTCCAGCGGATCCGGTGGCGAAACGCTACTAGTTGATGGATTTTACGGAGCGACCCGATTGAAGAACGAACATCACGAAGACTTTGAATTTTTAACGAACTTTGACGTGGAAGCCGAATATTTAGAAGATGGTCACCACTATCGATATTCAGCGCCCGTCATAAAATTGGACAAGATGAAAGACATCACACAAATTAG atttaacgTGTACGATCGTTCAGCGATGGCATTCCCCAACGACGAGGAATGCAGGTCATACTATCGCTCGTTGCGGAATTTGTCAAGATACTATGAAAATCCGGAATTTCAGtggaaatttaaacttaaaccaG GTCTTGTAATGGTGATGGACAACTTCAGAGTTTTGCATGGAAGAACGGGCTTCAACGGTAAACGCGTTCTTTGCGGAAGCTACGTGGCGCGTTCTGATTGGTTAAATAAGGCTAGAGCGTTGCGTCTTATACAATGA